The window ATACATAAAAATAAAGCGATCAAGTATTAACGCTACTGATATTCGTTATGATCGGCCGCCGGCCGCTGATTGTTATGATTAAAAATTTATCCCAGATTGACATCTCCCGAAAGAAAATACTCCTCAGGGTTGACTTCAATTCACCGATTGATCCCCAGGCAGGAGTTATACTTGATGACAAACGCTTCAGGGAACATTTGAGAACAATCCAGGCGCTCAGAGATGCGATATGTATCATCGTAACCCACCAGAGCAGGCCGGGAAAAAAAGATTTCACCTCCCTTGAGGCTCATGCATCAAGGCTCCAGCAGCTTTTGGGAAAACCTGTTACATTCATCGATGACATCTTCGGCCATACTGCCCAGGATGCAGTTAGAAATGCCCATCCTGGAGATGTTATTATGCTTGAAAATGTCAGGTTCAATGCGGAGGAGAACCTGAAGCTTAACGGAGAAGAATCAGCAAAGACACTCCTTATCAGAAACCTCTCTAAGATGGGAGATATTTTTGTCAATGATGCCTTCGGAACAGCACATCGTTCACAACCCACCATAGTGGGCCTTCCAGAGGTTATGCCGTCAGTGGCAGGTCTTCTTATGGAGAAAGAGATTTCAAACCTTTCCCGGGTCTTTGAGGGAGCTCCTAGGCCGGTCACCTTCATCCTGGGTGGTACTAAGGTTGATGATTCTATCGATGTAGCTCATCACGTACTTTCCAATGGTATTGCTGATCGTGTCATTACCATCGGCGTAGTTGCTAATATCTTCCTTGCAGCTCAGGGAATTACAATAGGTAAACCTTCTTCGGATCTTATCACTCAGCTTGGATATGATAATCAGATTGCAATTGCTAAGGCAATATTGGATGAATTCGGAGAGAAGGTCTTTGTTCCAGAGGCAGTAGCAATCCGAAAAGATGGTATTAGGGTTGAGATTCCGGTTGACCAAATCCCTGCCGACTGTCCAATCCTTGATATCGGCGGAACAGGCCTGAAATCCTGTCTTGATATTATCAAAAATTCTAAAACTGTTGTTCTGAACGGGCCAGCAGGTCTCTTTGAAGAGACAGATTTTGCACTTGGTACCTATGAAATTATCAAGGCTGCAGCAGATGTCCAGTTTTCGGTTGTAGGTGGCGGACATACAGCAGCTGTTATTGAAAAGATGGGATATGATAAACGGTTCACACATATTTCAACCGGTGGCGGAGCATGCATTGAATTCCTGACCGGAAAAAAATTACCAGCAATTGCAGCACTTGAAAAAAGTGCAGCCAAATTTTCATAACTTTTTTCAGACTCAAATAGTCACGTTCATTCCTCTTGACGCAGAATATGATTTGAGAATTCGTGAACCCAATGGGAGACGAGCAGATAGTACTTACTCATATTGCTTTGTATGTAACAAACCTACAGCGGAGCATGGATTTTTATAAAAAAATCCTACGTATGAATGTCTCAGAACCAATCTCACTTAAAGATCAATCAGCCGGACTGAAATATGGACATTCACTGGTAACAAAAGGTCCAGTATTGGTTAGGAATATTATAAACCGGGCTAATCCTTCAGCATATCAACAGATGTTTACAGATATCTGCCACTGCAGTACCGCTGATGGAACTGTCAACCTGATTCTGGTCCAACAAACACATCCTGAAAAAGGATACATCAGATCAGTTACCGGAAATACCCTGTATGGATTCTCGTGTTACCTGTCATCTGATATTGACACCGACGATCTTGCCTGGGATATGGCTATTGCAGATCTCTCTTTTCAGCATGGAGATACTGGAACAGACGGGCTAGATTACTCACTAAATTCCAATAATCATTCACTCTTTGTCAAAGATCCTGACGAGCGGATGATAGAACTCATAACATCAACAGACAGGAAAGGGGAATTTATCACAGGTCTCGGACACGCTGTTATCTATGTCAATAATATTCAGGCAAGCAGAAGATTTTACCAGGAAAAATGTGGTCTGGTCGATATTACCCCTCATTCCCTTGTCCAAAATGAATGGAAAAAGAAGTATGCCTGGATGGGAACAGCAGAGGGATCACCAGTAATTATCCTATACCAGGTTGTAAAACCGGATGGAACCCCGATAATAGCCGGCGGATATGGACTAGATCACATGGGTCTGTCAGCGATTTACAAAGGAGAAGGAGCAATCAGTGAACCAGGATGTGTCACAATACATCCTCCAAATTCAAAAGAGGTATCTGGAAATTACCTTCAGGATCCTGATGGTTATTTGATTGAGATTATGAAATAGGAGAGTCAGAGTTTTTCATCGGTATCAGAACGAATTCCGCTTTCTTCCGCATACCTTCTCCGCTTGATCTTCTCCAGTTCCAAAGGGGTTGGAACCTTGGTCATCGGATCTTTGCGGGTCAGCGAAATATATGCGGCAAAGAGAATCATGAGAACTGAAAGCAACATTAATGAATTAAGCGAAGAGAGAAAGCCGCTTAAATAACCGATGAAGATGAACAGCAGGAGGGTAAAGACCAGTGTAATGCTCCAAACTTTCAAGCCCATAAATTGAATATACATCGTATCTGATGAAAAATAAAAGTTTCACTTCATAATATCATTCCGGAAAAATTCTATGTTTTCAGACAATAGACCGTTGACATCACACACAGGTATACCATGAAAAAAGGAACTGGATATCCAATATGGAAGGTTGTAGCGGGGCATGGATCGCACATAAAGGCAACCCGTGAAATTCTTTCAGTTCAGTACCATGGCGCTACCACCGATATCCCTCTCACAAATCTCGATCATTTGATGATCATGGGAGGGCATCAGATTCAGACATCAGCGATCACCACCTTATTAAAACATCACATTTTTATTTCATTTCTTGAATCTGATGGTGAACCCGCCGGGTATCTGAAACCCTATGGATATACAATGGATGAAACCATGAGGGAGAATCAGGCCCGGGCTACACCTTTTAGTTATGCTCTTGCCTGTGCAAAAGGAGTGGTACGTGAACGGATGCTAACTGTTGAACGCTGGAATGAAGAAGGAGATGGAAAAATTCTCTTCAGTGGTGAACTGGATATACTCAATCAAGCAGCAGATGAATTGGACAGCCTTATAAAAATCGATGAAATAAGCAGAGTTGACAGGCTTATTGGTGATATGTATTATGAAATTATGAGCAGATTGATATCACCTGACCTGAACTATAAACGAAGAACAAGCAGACCTTACCGTGACCCGGTTAATGCTATTCTCTCTTTCGGATACGCTATGCTCACCACAGACTGTACAAGGGCACTCATCGGAGTGCATCTCGATCCAGATCAAGGTATGCTCAATCGGGGAAAGCGATCTTTGGCAACCGATCTTGTAAATTGCTGGAAGACCAGGATGATTGATCTCGTAACTCTTGATCTACTTAATACCGGAGAAATCAGAGAAGATTCATATGAATGTGGAGAAAAACGCTGTATCCTTTCAGAGATGCTCATCCGGAGGCTTATTGAACGGTACCAACATAGTATCAGACAGGATGTTATCGATACACAGGTCAAAACGTTGGTTGAAGCAATAAACGGAAACTCAAACTTTCAAATACACAGATTTTAAGAACAGTAATATTTGGTAGAACAAATAGAGTCCAAAAAAGTTTGGAAAGTTCGGCTAAATTATTGCTGCCGAGGTTTTGCCGGGCTTACACCGATTCTGACTCCCCTGATCTCTGCTCCATCAAGCCGGGATATTACCCGGTTTACATATGATGATGGGATCTGAACAAAGGAATATGCAGGGTACATCTGGATATCTCCCACTGCACGCTCAGGCATGTTACATGCTGAAGATACTGCATATACAATATCACGAGGACTGAATCCATCTTTGCGTCCTGCAGAGATAAACAATCGGGCTGAACCAGGTTGCTCTGAAAACTCTCCACCCACTACTTCGTTAGCACCTGAAGAACCGGTGTAGGCACTCTTTTCTTTCAGGAATGCTGCAGCCAGTTGTACTGGATCAAATCCTTCTGCAACGAGACTCTCGATTACTTCCTGATATTTTGTGAGGTCTTCACTTCCAATAACTGTTTTTATCTTGGATATTGTTTCTTTTGCCCGTGCTTCTGCAATCTCTGCAGCAGTTGGGATAGACATTCGGTGCATGTGTGTGTTGGTCTGCCGCTGGATATCTTTCATCCTCCAACGGTCGCGTGGCATTACAAAACTCACCGATTTTCCACCTTTACCAGCCCGGGCTGTCCGTCCAATCCGGTGGACATAATACTCAATGTCCTGTGGAAGATCATAATTGAAGACCATCTCAACATCTTCAACATCAATACCACGAGCTGCCACATCACTTGCAACAAGAATACTGATAGATCCATGCCGGAATCCACCCATAACACGATCCCGCTCACGCTGTTTCATGTCACCATGAAGAGCCTCTGCAAGATATCCCTGTGCTTTTAGCTTGCTGGCGATGAGATCTACCATCCGACGGGTGTTGGCAAAAACCATAGCCCTGGAAGGGGTATGCCGATCAAGCAGCCTGAAGAGAGCATCGTCCTTTGCTGATTCAACCAGTTCTATGAAATATTGATCAATTCCCGGACCGGTGAGTTCTTTGTGAGCAATCCGGACCATTTCAGGATCACGCTGGTATCTGCGTGATATTTGAAGAATTGGTTTTGGGAGAGTTGCTGAGAAGATAACAGTCTGTCGTTCTCGGGGAACATATGAAAGAATACTTTCAATGTCTGGCCTGAAACCCATGTCAAGCATCTGATCAGCCTCATCAAGAACAACAAGATGAACATTAGACAGACTGAGAGTCGTGCGCGCAATATGGTCCAGAATCCGTCCAGGAGTTCCAATGCAAATATGAACTCCGCGTTTTAACTCACGAATCTGTCCATCAATCGCCTGACCGCCATATATCGGAAGTACATGTATATCTTTTCTGTATTTGAGAAGGCGGGTGTATTCTGCAGCGATCTGCACACAAAGTTCTCTGGTTGGACAAAGGACAAGGACCTGAACTGCCCTGAGTTCCTCCTTACATCGTTCGATGCCCGGGATTGCATACGCTGCTGTCTTCCCGGTACCGGTTTGAGCCTGGCCGGCAATGTCCTGCCCGGCCATGAGGAGAGGGATCGCCTGTTTTTGTATCGGCGTGGGTTCTTCAAATCCCATATCGGAGAGGGCACGAAGGATAGGTGGCGAGAGATCTAGGTCCGAAAAAGAGGATATAGTCATCCCACATCATGGGACTTTTCGACATATATATGCACGGATGGCAGGAGTTCTGCTTTGATTCTATGAATAATAATCAGTCAATCTCCAGAGGTATAATTTTTTGGAAATTATCTTTGTTTTTCGTTTTTTGTATCTGACGTGGCATATAGCAACATAATATTTATTATATAAATATTACTATATTAGATTTAAGCATAGAGATTAATATAATAAAAATCGAATAAAATAAATGTAAAAAAATTTAGCGTTATGCTAAAATTGGGCTAATAGAATCCAGAATTTCTTTCTCAAAAGCTTTTGCTACTGTTTCATCTTGAGATTCAATAAATAACCGAACCAATGGTTCTGTCCCAGAAGGCCGAATAAGAGCCCAGGCATCATCTCTGTCAATTCTAAGGCCATCAATTGTATTGATCCTATCACTTGAAAATTTCTTACTGACAACTTCAATCATAGCCGGGGCTTTATCAGTATGAAATTTATGCTTCAACATTACAGATGGGGGAAGATCATCAACCAAACTGCTCAAAGTCTGTTTTTTAATTGAAAGCAGAAGAACCATCATTGCAGCAGTCATGCCACCATCACGACAAAACTGATGATCCGGATAGATGAGTCCTCCATTTCCTTCACCCCCAAAGATCACCGATTTTCCTGCTTCAATCAGAGATCTCATTCGCCTTGCCACATAGATACTCCCAACAGCAGTGTAATCCACTGTACAGGCGTGACGTTTTCCAATCTGTTCAATAAGTCGGGAAGAACTAACTGGTGTTACAATAATTCCGGACTTTCCATGGCAGACCGCATCAGCAATAAGGGCAAACTCCTTATTCTCTTCAACAAACCGACCCTTGTCATCGATAAAAACTGCACGGTCGGCATCTCCGTCATGAGCAACACCAAATGCTGCTCCAACTGACTTAACCAAATCAGCCAGTGGAGCAAGACCTTCTTCTGATGGCTCAGGATTGCGTGCCGGAAATCGACCATCAGGTTGTGCATTCAGAGTCAGCACACGGCATCCAAGATCAGATAAAATAGATGCAGTTGTCCGGTATGCAGCCCCACAGCCGGGATCAATGGCGACAGTCATTCCTTTGCCTATTCCAGCAGGAACTTTGCTAACAACACCGTCAATGTATTCCTGAAACATATCCGGAGCAGATCGGCTGGATGCTACTTCTTCCCATGATTTAATCGCAAAAGAACTTGAGAAAACCCGTTCTTCTACGAGAATCGAATTTTCATCCCCCATTTCTGTTCCATCGGGCTCAATTACCTTGACCCCATTGTAATTTCCAGGATTATGTGAGGCAGTGATGACAATTCCAGCATCAAAGTGATCCTTCACCAGATACTGAAGACCCGGGGTCGGCAAAATCCCACAATCCACAACATTACATCCAACTGCCATCAGACCTGCTTTTGCAGCTTCGATAAAAGCTGGCCCCGACGTCCTGGTATCTCTTCCAACAGCAATCGTGCCCGGGCGCATACTCCCAACTGCCATTGCGATCTTCATAACCAATTCCGGTGTCATCAATTCACCGACAACACCCCTGACCCCATTTGTTCCAAACAACTGTTTTTTCTTTGCTTCTGCCATGAACATCACATCATATCGGATTCTGAATCATTGACTTCGATGTCAACGCCATCAGAATCACTCTGATCATCTGCTTCTTTCGTCTGTTTGCGTCGTTTTTCTAACTTTGCTTTCTGTTGATCTTCCCGAAGTTTCAATAATCGTGCTGATGCTTCGGCAACCTGGCGCATGATATCAGTGACCTGATCTTCAATTTCTATCTCTTCATCGACTCCAATTGCTGTACTCTCAATTTCAAGTAAAAACCGGGCAACCTCACTAGCTTCAAAGAGGAGATCATCAAGTTCTTCAGGAGTATAAAAACCACACATCGCACCATACAGGAAGGTTGCTCCTGCTTTGTTCACCTTTTTCTTAAACGAACTCCGGGCCTGGTTCACCGCCTGAGGCGAATAGGTACCAGTCATGAAGGGAACAAGTTCTGGCAGGTTACGTCCGATGAAGGTCATCTCTGCGCCCGAAGAGGTCTGAAAGTCAGCACAAAGACGTGATATAGCCCATTCTCGCGCGGTAATGAATGTCCGCTTGCGTAGAAACTGATTCACCTGGTTGTATGAGGCTCCGTCTACCTTCTTGAACTTATGATACTTGCCTGGATCATGTGAACGATGCGACAAATCCATTGTATTACCATGGATCTCTGAATGAGATAAGTACCACTGATATTATCTAAAGAGAAAAGTCGTATGCTGGATTTATAAGCTGTAAGTGATAACATATAGAAGGTTCCAAGCGACCAAATTTGTGCCCAGATAGTGTAGTGGCCTATCATGTCGGCCTGTCACGCCGACGACTCGGATTCGAATTCCGATCTGGGCGTATCCTTCTTTGATTTTTTTATTCAGTAGTTAAATAATATAGAGATTAAACAGGCTAGTTGATACGGTAACATCCATCTGGTACTACAATCTCAAAGCAAGCTCCACTGCCTGAGATTCCAATCTCCTTAATTGTAATTCCGGTTATCGAGAGGATCTCCCGGACAAGAAAAAGACCAAGACCAGTATTTTTCCCATACCCACGTTCAAAGATCCGTTCCTTGAGATCATAGGGAATCCCAGTTCCGTCATCTTCAATTGTAATAATAACCCGCTTATCATCACTCACATAAGAGGCACGAATATGTGATACATGACCCCCATGCCTCCCAGCATTATCAATCAGATTGTAAAACACACGTTCAAGAAGCGGATCTGCGTAGATAGACAGACCATGAAGTTTATTCTCAATTACACCATCTGTAACTAGTCCCTGCTTAGATATCTGATCGAGCATTTCACCGATCTCCCGCCATTCAGGAGCATGAACTCCCATATCCTGATAATCACCGGTGAACTCAATCTGGTCCCTGATAGTATATGCTGCTTTTTCAAGCATTTCAACCATTTCAGTCATCTCCGGATTGGTACTCATCCTCTTTATAATCGGGAGTATACCAAATAACACCGTAATCCGGTTCCGGATATCATGCCTTGTAATGCTTGAAAGTAGGTTGAGTTTCTCGTTGGTTCTCATCAGAGCTTCTTCAACAAGTTTACGGGAACTAACGTCACGGATACTCTGGACCGCTCCAATAAGTCTTCCCTGTGAATCGAACAACGGATTTGCCACAATCGAAAGATACATAGGACCATTTACTGTCTTTGGAAGATACTCTTCCGTTGAGAGAGTTCCATCATGCATAGATAAATCAGTATAATATTGGTCGGCAAGCAGGGCAGGTTTGAGAATAAGATCCAGAAGCATGGGGCGTTTGTATCCATAAAATGGTATCGCATATTCCTGCTGTCCCCTACCAATGATCTGGTCTTCAGTGATCTTAGTAAGACTCTCCATCGCAGCATTCCAGAGAATTACCCAGCCATCCTTATCAACGACAAACGTTGCATCAGGGAGACGGGAGAGTACATCTTTGATTTGACGATGTGATTCACGGAGTGATTCACTCTCCATAAGAATTTTCCATGCAAGCCGATGCTCAGTAATGTCCTGCACATTCAGGATCCAGTATGGCATACCCCCCATATCAGAGATGAGCGTAAGATCATTCAGGGTAGGAAAGAGAGTCCCATCCCGGTGCTGATGATCTGCTTCAAACACGAAATGTCCATACAACTCAGCTTTACGGAGATATGCAGGAAAGTCTTTGCGTAAATCAGATGAGAAAAGCGAGGTCATAGGGACAGAATAAATCTCTTCCCTGGTATACCCATGCATCAAAGCATATGCTGGATTGATAACATCAACCTCATCATGGATACCGGTAATTATTCCTGCCTGAGTATGCTGAACAATATCAGCAAGTTTCCGGTTTGATACTTCCATCTTTTTACGTTCGGTGATATCTATTGCAAACCCGCGTAATCCAACAACATCCTCATTTTCGAGGACTCTGATAGTATAGAAGACCATGGGAAATTGGGTGCCATCCCGACGTGTAGCCATATATTCCTGACCAGATATTCGTTCACCTGCCAAAATCCGGCCCATGTTTTGTGCAAGACGTTTCTGGTCTTCAAGAGCGACCAGATCTCTTGCAAATAACCCTTCCTCAAGATCTTTAGGAGTATATCCAGAGACCTGAAATCCGAGCCGGTTTAGAAATGACAAGCGACCAGATAAATCAACTTCAAAGACAAATTCAGGTAATGAATCGGCAAGTTCACGATACTTACGTTCACTTTCTTCAGTCTTACGCAGTGCCTCAAGAAGTTCTGTCTCCGAGCGTGTTACCCTATCAAAAACTGGAATTAGAGCTTGTGCAAGTTCAGAGAGTTCATCACCACTGGATAACGGGGATTCGAAAACTTCGGTAGAGGATTTATTTTTCTTTTGGGCACAGGTTATAAGAACAGCAAGTCGCCTGAGAACCAGACGATCCATGAACAACAATGTAATAACAATAAAGATGAGACCTATAGCCACCAGGAGAACTAGAAAACTCCCGATTGTGATTAAACCCTGATTATAGATAGTCCGATCACTAGTAACCTGTAATAGAAACTTTTTTGTCCCAGTAATATCCCTGACCGGAATAGATCCAA of the Methanospirillum lacunae genome contains:
- a CDS encoding phosphoglycerate kinase — its product is MIKNLSQIDISRKKILLRVDFNSPIDPQAGVILDDKRFREHLRTIQALRDAICIIVTHQSRPGKKDFTSLEAHASRLQQLLGKPVTFIDDIFGHTAQDAVRNAHPGDVIMLENVRFNAEENLKLNGEESAKTLLIRNLSKMGDIFVNDAFGTAHRSQPTIVGLPEVMPSVAGLLMEKEISNLSRVFEGAPRPVTFILGGTKVDDSIDVAHHVLSNGIADRVITIGVVANIFLAAQGITIGKPSSDLITQLGYDNQIAIAKAILDEFGEKVFVPEAVAIRKDGIRVEIPVDQIPADCPILDIGGTGLKSCLDIIKNSKTVVLNGPAGLFEETDFALGTYEIIKAAADVQFSVVGGGHTAAVIEKMGYDKRFTHISTGGGACIEFLTGKKLPAIAALEKSAAKFS
- a CDS encoding VOC family protein; translation: MGDEQIVLTHIALYVTNLQRSMDFYKKILRMNVSEPISLKDQSAGLKYGHSLVTKGPVLVRNIINRANPSAYQQMFTDICHCSTADGTVNLILVQQTHPEKGYIRSVTGNTLYGFSCYLSSDIDTDDLAWDMAIADLSFQHGDTGTDGLDYSLNSNNHSLFVKDPDERMIELITSTDRKGEFITGLGHAVIYVNNIQASRRFYQEKCGLVDITPHSLVQNEWKKKYAWMGTAEGSPVIILYQVVKPDGTPIIAGGYGLDHMGLSAIYKGEGAISEPGCVTIHPPNSKEVSGNYLQDPDGYLIEIMK
- the cas1 gene encoding CRISPR-associated endonuclease Cas1 yields the protein MKKGTGYPIWKVVAGHGSHIKATREILSVQYHGATTDIPLTNLDHLMIMGGHQIQTSAITTLLKHHIFISFLESDGEPAGYLKPYGYTMDETMRENQARATPFSYALACAKGVVRERMLTVERWNEEGDGKILFSGELDILNQAADELDSLIKIDEISRVDRLIGDMYYEIMSRLISPDLNYKRRTSRPYRDPVNAILSFGYAMLTTDCTRALIGVHLDPDQGMLNRGKRSLATDLVNCWKTRMIDLVTLDLLNTGEIREDSYECGEKRCILSEMLIRRLIERYQHSIRQDVIDTQVKTLVEAINGNSNFQIHRF
- a CDS encoding DEAD/DEAH box helicase yields the protein MTISSFSDLDLSPPILRALSDMGFEEPTPIQKQAIPLLMAGQDIAGQAQTGTGKTAAYAIPGIERCKEELRAVQVLVLCPTRELCVQIAAEYTRLLKYRKDIHVLPIYGGQAIDGQIRELKRGVHICIGTPGRILDHIARTTLSLSNVHLVVLDEADQMLDMGFRPDIESILSYVPRERQTVIFSATLPKPILQISRRYQRDPEMVRIAHKELTGPGIDQYFIELVESAKDDALFRLLDRHTPSRAMVFANTRRMVDLIASKLKAQGYLAEALHGDMKQRERDRVMGGFRHGSISILVASDVAARGIDVEDVEMVFNYDLPQDIEYYVHRIGRTARAGKGGKSVSFVMPRDRWRMKDIQRQTNTHMHRMSIPTAAEIAEARAKETISKIKTVIGSEDLTKYQEVIESLVAEGFDPVQLAAAFLKEKSAYTGSSGANEVVGGEFSEQPGSARLFISAGRKDGFSPRDIVYAVSSACNMPERAVGDIQMYPAYSFVQIPSSYVNRVISRLDGAEIRGVRIGVSPAKPRQQ
- the glmM gene encoding phosphoglucosamine mutase, with protein sequence MAEAKKKQLFGTNGVRGVVGELMTPELVMKIAMAVGSMRPGTIAVGRDTRTSGPAFIEAAKAGLMAVGCNVVDCGILPTPGLQYLVKDHFDAGIVITASHNPGNYNGVKVIEPDGTEMGDENSILVEERVFSSSFAIKSWEEVASSRSAPDMFQEYIDGVVSKVPAGIGKGMTVAIDPGCGAAYRTTASILSDLGCRVLTLNAQPDGRFPARNPEPSEEGLAPLADLVKSVGAAFGVAHDGDADRAVFIDDKGRFVEENKEFALIADAVCHGKSGIIVTPVSSSRLIEQIGKRHACTVDYTAVGSIYVARRMRSLIEAGKSVIFGGEGNGGLIYPDHQFCRDGGMTAAMMVLLLSIKKQTLSSLVDDLPPSVMLKHKFHTDKAPAMIEVVSKKFSSDRINTIDGLRIDRDDAWALIRPSGTEPLVRLFIESQDETVAKAFEKEILDSISPILA
- a CDS encoding DUF5806 family protein translates to MDLSHRSHDPGKYHKFKKVDGASYNQVNQFLRKRTFITAREWAISRLCADFQTSSGAEMTFIGRNLPELVPFMTGTYSPQAVNQARSSFKKKVNKAGATFLYGAMCGFYTPEELDDLLFEASEVARFLLEIESTAIGVDEEIEIEDQVTDIMRQVAEASARLLKLREDQQKAKLEKRRKQTKEADDQSDSDGVDIEVNDSESDMM
- a CDS encoding PAS domain S-box protein is translated as MNLRIKTLLILGLTLLGAIALILGLSHLVLTESYAGFEEKNTRNSVVQALKAIDYEQSLVESKCGEWSRWNETYFFVKGDNQAYIDQNLNPDSFENLDVDLLVFLNLSHGVVYATGYNTSSHQAREINDSELSSILSTPYLFSHDALISSRSGFLITGSDPLIVVSQPILTSTYDGPSTGYLIFGKYLDPEEIHKVSDITSLDLSIVPISDTDEGSGLDWGDVRNMSSITPLVQFNVSGPDRVVGSIPVRDITGTKKFLLQVTSDRTIYNQGLITIGSFLVLLVAIGLIFIVITLLFMDRLVLRRLAVLITCAQKKNKSSTEVFESPLSSGDELSELAQALIPVFDRVTRSETELLEALRKTEESERKYRELADSLPEFVFEVDLSGRLSFLNRLGFQVSGYTPKDLEEGLFARDLVALEDQKRLAQNMGRILAGERISGQEYMATRRDGTQFPMVFYTIRVLENEDVVGLRGFAIDITERKKMEVSNRKLADIVQHTQAGIITGIHDEVDVINPAYALMHGYTREEIYSVPMTSLFSSDLRKDFPAYLRKAELYGHFVFEADHQHRDGTLFPTLNDLTLISDMGGMPYWILNVQDITEHRLAWKILMESESLRESHRQIKDVLSRLPDATFVVDKDGWVILWNAAMESLTKITEDQIIGRGQQEYAIPFYGYKRPMLLDLILKPALLADQYYTDLSMHDGTLSTEEYLPKTVNGPMYLSIVANPLFDSQGRLIGAVQSIRDVSSRKLVEEALMRTNEKLNLLSSITRHDIRNRITVLFGILPIIKRMSTNPEMTEMVEMLEKAAYTIRDQIEFTGDYQDMGVHAPEWREIGEMLDQISKQGLVTDGVIENKLHGLSIYADPLLERVFYNLIDNAGRHGGHVSHIRASYVSDDKRVIITIEDDGTGIPYDLKERIFERGYGKNTGLGLFLVREILSITGITIKEIGISGSGACFEIVVPDGCYRIN